In Phycisphaerae bacterium RAS1, the genomic window GGAATCTTCCCGACCGGTGTCGCCGGTCTTGACGGACGCAGGGCCGGATGCGGTGCCCGTTCTGTAAGGCCGACAACGACAAGGTCATCGATTCGCGGTCGACCGAAGCGGCGCATTCGATCCGACGGCGGCGAATGTGTGTGACGTGTAACCGGCGTTTCACGACGTACGAACGCGTCGAGGACACGGTCAAGCTGGCGGTGATCAAGCGCGACGGCTCGCGCATGCCGTATGACCGGCAGAAGATCTTCGAAAGCGTCCGGCAAGCGGCTTACAAGCGGCCCATCTCTTCCGAGCGGCTGGATCAGATCGTTGACGAGGTCGAAGAGTTCCTCGTCAGTAATTTCGAGAAAGAAGTCTCCAGTCAGACGATCGGCGAGCGCGTATCGGCGGTGCTGCGGCGAGTGGACAAAGTGGCGTACGTGCGCTTCGCGAGCGTTTATCGTCAGTTCGAGGATGTGGGCGACTTCATAGACGAGGCGCGGGACGTCATCGAGCGGTCATCCGAAGACATCCCGGGCCAGCAAAATCTCTTTGAGGGTCCTCCGGTCCCGTGAACAAGCCCAGCCCGCTGATTGTCACGAAGCGCGATGGCACCGTGGAGGCCTTTTCACTGGCCAAGCTGCGATGCTCGATCGCGACCGTGATGGAGAACGCGTCGTATGACCCGCGGCTGGGCGGCCCGCTCTCGAAGGCCGTCGCCGCGCATTTACAGGAGCTTCCCGAGGGACGCCCTCCCAGCACGGATTACGTCTACCGCTGTGTGCAGAGCGTACTGCGGCAGACCGGTCTTTCCGATGTCGCCGAGTTGCTGGACAACCACCGCCGCCAGCGGCGAGCCCGTCGGCAGCGGCTGATCGTATTGGACCCGGCGCACACCGGTCGCGGGCGCTCGCGCTGGCGGAAGGAAGCACTCGTCGCCCGGCTGCGGCGCGACCACGACCTGGGCTCGGCGGCGGCACGGTTTATTGCCGGCCGCGTCGAAGCGCGGGTGTTCGAGTTGAACGCGCAGCAGCTTGAGGCGGCGGCCCTCACCGATGTTCTGGCGCGGGAGCTGGCCGCCTGGGGTCTTGGCGAAGATCCCGTGTCGGCGACTCCCGCCGCGAGCGGCGGACAGGCGGCGTCAATCGCCGGCCCCGCGTCGCGCAAGGAGGAATGAGCGCGTCGCCTCGGTCGAAACGGCATCCTCTTACGCGCCACGGCAGATGGGGCCGTTCGACCAGGTTGACGCAAGTATGGATGGCGGCTCGCAGCGCACTCATGGACGAGATTCTTCTCCCGGGCGCCGCCGCATGCGGCGGCGCTGCTGCGAAGGCGCTGCGAGCCGGCTGTTGAACTTCTGATTGCGATCCTCCGTTCCCCTGATGAAGGGCGAGTCGAGTCCCGCCCACGCCCATGCTCGACTCGCCCGCTCCTTTTCTAGACAGACCATGCCGTCAGAACGCGAAGCGCAAGCGAGCGCGTAAGCACGAGCGCGCGATCGAGTGCGTGAACCCGCGTCGGCGTGCCGGCGCGCTCGTCTGCACGGAAACACACACACACACACGCTCGCTTGCGCTTCGCGTTCTGAATTCGGCCTTGCCGCTGCCGCTCTATGTCAAACCCGAAACAACGCCCCCAGCCGCTTGCCCAGCGCCAGCGACGCCCCCGCGATCGTGATGATAAGAATCACCATGCCCCACACACCCAGCGCCGACGCCGTCTCCACCCCGTTTTGCGGAATCGCGGCCAGGTACCAGATTGCCTTTGTGAGCGGAAATGTGCTTTGATCAAACGCCAGCATCAGGCTGTCGGAGACCTCGAGCATTGAGCGGCTGAAGACCAGCAGCCCGCCGGCGATGAAGTTTGCCGTCAGCAGCGGGATCGTCACCTTCCAGATCGTCCGTACCGGGCCGGCCCCCAGATTCAGCGAGGCCTCCTCCAGCGCCACCGACATCTGCTCCAGCCCCGCCGCGCACGACCGCACCTGGAATGGCAGCCGCCGGACGGCGTAGGCGATCACCAAGAGCGGCGTAGGATCGTTACGCAACGGATTCAGGAACGCGACGGGCGAGTCGCCCTGCGTCAGCGCGAAGTACCCGAACGCCATCACCAACCCGGGCACGGCCAGCGGCAACATGGACAGGCCATCGAGCAGTGACGTCAGCCACGATCGCCGCCGCACCGCCAGATATGCGATGACGAACCCCAGCACGAGGTCGATCGCGGTGGCGATAATGGCGTATTTGAAGCTGTTGAGAACGCTCAGGGCCGCCATCCCGCGGCCCGGCTGGCCCAGCGCGGCCAGCTCGCCCAGCAGTGCGGTGTGATGCTTGAGCGTGAGCTTGTCCGGGTCGACCTCGAGCATTCCGGTCGAGCTGATGCTGGCGAGGATCACGCCGATGTGCGGCAGAAACGCGACGAAGAAAACAAAGGCGAAGGGCAGCGTGACGAGCAGCGTGCCGAAAAGGCCCGGCCGGGCCGGCGCGCTGGCCACGGTCGCCTTGGCCATCATGGCGGCGCCTGGCCGTCCGAGCAGCATCTTGCCGACCATGTACAGCGCGACGCTTGCGACCAGCAGCAACACGACGAGCGCATAGGAATCCCCGGCCGGGTTGGTCGTCTCCAGCTCGCGGAAAACCTGCACGGCCGTTACATCGCCATATCCGACCATCAGCGGCGTGCCCAGCTCGGTGAAGGACCAGATGAACACGATGGTCGAGCCCGCGAAGATGCCCGGCCGCATGAGCGGCAACGTGATTTTCCAGAATCGCCGCCACGGCCCGGCGCCCAGATTCCGGGCCGCCTCATCCAGGGCCGGGTCGATATTGGCGAGGGCCGCCTGCACGTTCAGAAACGTGATCGGGTAGAGGTAAAGCGCCTCGAGCACGACGCACGACCAGAAGGGGTAATTCAGCCAGTCGATCGGATTGGTCGGATCGATCCACCCCAGCCATGCCAGCACGGAGTTGATTCCGCCGTTGCGTGAGAGAATGCCCTTCATTCCCAGCGCGCCGACGAACGGGGGCAGGATCATCGGCACCTGGATCAGCGCCAGCCAGACGCGCTTGCCGGCGAACTGGAAATTCTCGGCCATCAGCGCCAGTGGGATCGAGATGATGAGGCAGAGCAGCGTCGCGTAAAACGCCAGCCAGACGCTGTTCCACAATCCCGTGCGGTACAGCTCGTAATCCAGCGCGTCTCTGAACCACTGCAGCGTGAAGTGGCCGCCGTCGGTGAACCCGCCGGCCACAACCGCCACGATCGGCGTGACCAGCGTCAGCGCGAGGACCAATAGCAGGAGCAAGCTGAGGCCGGTGCCGATCACGCCGCTGCGCATGTTTCAGGGTTTCCTTGGAGGCGACAGAATATAG contains:
- the potH gene encoding Putrescine transport system permease protein PotH, with product MRSGVIGTGLSLLLLLVLALTLVTPIVAVVAGGFTDGGHFTLQWFRDALDYELYRTGLWNSVWLAFYATLLCLIISIPLALMAENFQFAGKRVWLALIQVPMILPPFVGALGMKGILSRNGGINSVLAWLGWIDPTNPIDWLNYPFWSCVVLEALYLYPITFLNVQAALANIDPALDEAARNLGAGPWRRFWKITLPLMRPGIFAGSTIVFIWSFTELGTPLMVGYGDVTAVQVFRELETTNPAGDSYALVVLLLVASVALYMVGKMLLGRPGAAMMAKATVASAPARPGLFGTLLVTLPFAFVFFVAFLPHIGVILASISSTGMLEVDPDKLTLKHHTALLGELAALGQPGRGMAALSVLNSFKYAIIATAIDLVLGFVIAYLAVRRRSWLTSLLDGLSMLPLAVPGLVMAFGYFALTQGDSPVAFLNPLRNDPTPLLVIAYAVRRLPFQVRSCAAGLEQMSVALEEASLNLGAGPVRTIWKVTIPLLTANFIAGGLLVFSRSMLEVSDSLMLAFDQSTFPLTKAIWYLAAIPQNGVETASALGVWGMVILIITIAGASLALGKRLGALFRV
- the nrdR_2 gene encoding Transcriptional repressor NrdR, encoding MRCPFCKADNDKVIDSRSTEAAHSIRRRRMCVTCNRRFTTYERVEDTVKLAVIKRDGSRMPYDRQKIFESVRQAAYKRPISSERLDQIVDEVEEFLVSNFEKEVSSQTIGERVSAVLRRVDKVAYVRFASVYRQFEDVGDFIDEARDVIERSSEDIPGQQNLFEGPPVP
- a CDS encoding ATP cone domain protein, which codes for MNKPSPLIVTKRDGTVEAFSLAKLRCSIATVMENASYDPRLGGPLSKAVAAHLQELPEGRPPSTDYVYRCVQSVLRQTGLSDVAELLDNHRRQRRARRQRLIVLDPAHTGRGRSRWRKEALVARLRRDHDLGSAAARFIAGRVEARVFELNAQQLEAAALTDVLARELAAWGLGEDPVSATPAASGGQAASIAGPASRKEE